A genome region from Leptospira langatensis includes the following:
- a CDS encoding ankyrin repeat domain-containing protein — protein MDWNDLFRAVKTGNNGTLRALLSEASAKDGFAEEFPELRDSYGCGLLYWAIKEGNKEATNLLVEYGSDPNETSSRGETALLLALESENPELTTILLDYGADPEMRDQDGNTPLTRAVSSGKLELVEILFDLPNRAPDIESRNGEGYSPLLLAVDLGHYEIAEYLLGKKADPKKKNSEGRTILHLTALHNDYEILDLFSENKEVRTLLESKDQDGNTPLLLSALYDSVECLERLLNLGADPLAKNLGEKTAKEEAHRMKFHHTLKTIDKATIALLFRASSEGKTDIVEKILSNGYEAEVRDMLGRTPLLLAVKSGKTDLVELLVKHGASPYSTDKEGNSPLALAEASESPALHQIFKPFLNPEEGTK, from the coding sequence GTGGACTGGAACGATCTTTTTCGGGCAGTAAAAACAGGAAACAACGGAACCTTGCGCGCTCTCTTATCGGAAGCATCCGCTAAGGATGGATTCGCGGAAGAATTTCCAGAGCTAAGAGATTCCTATGGTTGCGGTCTTTTGTACTGGGCGATCAAAGAAGGAAATAAGGAAGCTACAAATCTCTTAGTCGAATACGGCTCTGATCCGAACGAAACAAGCTCTCGAGGAGAGACAGCGCTTCTTCTCGCCTTAGAATCGGAGAATCCGGAACTCACCACCATACTCTTGGATTACGGAGCCGATCCGGAAATGAGAGACCAGGACGGGAACACTCCTCTCACCCGAGCGGTCAGCTCAGGTAAACTAGAACTTGTAGAGATCCTTTTCGATCTTCCTAACCGTGCTCCCGATATTGAATCCAGGAATGGAGAAGGATACTCCCCCCTATTGCTTGCAGTCGATCTAGGTCATTATGAGATCGCAGAATATTTGCTCGGAAAGAAGGCGGATCCTAAAAAGAAGAACTCGGAAGGAAGGACCATCCTTCATCTCACCGCATTACATAACGACTATGAGATCCTGGATCTATTCTCGGAAAACAAAGAGGTCCGTACTCTTTTAGAATCAAAAGACCAGGATGGAAATACTCCTCTTTTACTTTCTGCATTATACGATAGTGTGGAATGTCTGGAAAGGCTTCTCAATTTAGGTGCTGATCCTCTTGCTAAGAACCTTGGGGAAAAGACCGCAAAAGAAGAAGCTCATAGAATGAAATTCCATCATACCTTGAAGACGATCGACAAGGCCACGATCGCTCTCTTGTTTAGAGCCTCTTCCGAGGGTAAAACGGATATTGTAGAGAAGATCCTAAGCAACGGATATGAAGCAGAGGTCCGGGACATGCTGGGTCGCACTCCTCTTCTTCTTGCAGTGAAATCTGGAAAAACAGATCTAGTCGAGCTCTTGGTGAAACACGGGGCCTCACCTTATTCGACGGACAAGGAAGGCAACTCGCCCTTGGCTTTAGCAGAAGCATCCGAAAGCCCGGCATTGCATCAGATCTTTAAGCCCTTCTTAAATCCGGAAGAAGGAACTAAATAA
- a CDS encoding TIGR00730 family Rossman fold protein: MKPAICVFCGSRPGKDPRYLQAAEYLGHLMASEGLGLVYGGATSGLMGAVADSVLEKGGLVIGVLPEFLSQKEIAHKQITELILVPTMHERKLLMYEKSIAFIALPGGIGTLEELVEVTSWNQLGVLSKPIGLLNVNGFFDPLLKQLDHMVEEGFLDSQTRDWIEVSSDPENLLERILKRTRLI, translated from the coding sequence ATGAAACCAGCCATTTGCGTATTCTGTGGTTCTCGTCCCGGAAAGGATCCTCGTTATTTACAAGCAGCAGAGTATCTCGGCCATCTCATGGCTTCCGAGGGATTGGGTCTGGTTTACGGCGGAGCGACTTCGGGGCTTATGGGAGCTGTAGCCGATTCCGTTTTAGAAAAGGGCGGGCTCGTGATCGGAGTCTTACCTGAATTTCTTTCCCAAAAAGAGATCGCTCATAAACAGATTACCGAGCTCATTTTAGTTCCTACCATGCATGAGAGGAAGCTGCTCATGTACGAAAAATCTATCGCCTTTATCGCTTTGCCAGGAGGCATCGGCACCTTAGAAGAATTAGTAGAGGTCACTTCCTGGAACCAGTTAGGAGTTCTCTCAAAGCCGATCGGTTTATTGAATGTAAACGGTTTCTTCGATCCGCTTTTAAAGCAATTGGATCATATGGTAGAAGAAGGGTTTTTGGATTCTCAGACCAGGGATTGGATCGAAGTAAGTTCGGATCCTGAAAATCTTTTGGAAAGGATCCTAAAGAGGACCAGACTTATTTAG
- a CDS encoding VOC family protein, with protein sequence MFVEVNHIGIVSRDPEVSANFYRGIFDLSETGESSRAVETLGIGKANLAIYGEKKDMKTPVFSSGCDFAFRVDPESFHRIEEKLFAQRMEYDVRKTERTLFLTFQDPDGYVLELICDED encoded by the coding sequence ATGTTCGTAGAAGTGAATCATATTGGGATCGTTTCCCGCGATCCCGAAGTAAGTGCAAATTTTTACCGTGGGATCTTCGACCTTTCCGAAACAGGTGAGAGTTCGAGAGCGGTAGAGACTTTAGGGATCGGAAAGGCAAATCTTGCGATCTATGGTGAGAAGAAGGATATGAAAACTCCTGTGTTCTCTTCCGGTTGCGATTTTGCCTTTCGAGTAGATCCCGAAAGCTTTCATAGGATCGAAGAAAAACTATTCGCTCAAAGAATGGAATATGATGTTCGCAAGACGGAGAGGACTCTTTTTCTTACCTTCCAAGATCCGGACGGATATGTGCTTGAATTGATCTGCGACGAAGACTGA
- a CDS encoding LIC_13246 family protein, translating into MRSKTEMYTDLETGWVKLQAEKHTFFEIVHALNRYYDTIRGSEEKQTRSFRKRLARSNPDLSEIFFKKFGDHEYLIYARIESEGKSESDSWIHIDGIGLERDEMRARGYKDHPAFDIRCIQDLFEECCVPASKSEEDRIHSDKE; encoded by the coding sequence ATGAGATCAAAGACGGAAATGTACACCGACTTAGAAACTGGTTGGGTGAAATTACAAGCGGAGAAGCATACCTTCTTCGAGATCGTGCATGCATTGAATCGATACTACGATACAATCAGAGGCTCCGAAGAAAAGCAAACTCGCTCCTTTCGCAAAAGACTCGCGAGAAGCAATCCGGATCTATCCGAGATCTTTTTCAAGAAGTTCGGAGATCACGAATATCTCATATATGCGAGGATCGAATCCGAAGGAAAATCGGAATCGGATTCCTGGATCCATATAGACGGGATCGGTCTCGAAAGAGACGAGATGAGAGCTCGCGGATACAAGGATCATCCTGCATTCGATATTCGGTGCATCCAAGATCTGTTCGAAGAATGCTGTGTCCCTGCATCCAAGTCGGAAGAAGACAGAATCCATTCAGATAAAGAATAA
- a CDS encoding DUF6580 family putative transport protein → MALSRNFVALALMLIAIVSRFLPHLPNFTPVLAVSLFGGVYLSNRWLALSLPLGIMLISDLFIGFHSLMPVIYGFFILFALVGIYLKDRLSVGSLAITGLAGSASFFVISNFFVWLTSGMYSLNFAGLVECYAAAVPFFQYGLFGDAVYISSLFGSYYLLERTGLVPASQAA, encoded by the coding sequence ATGGCACTATCCAGAAACTTTGTAGCCCTAGCATTGATGTTAATTGCGATCGTAAGTCGTTTTCTTCCTCATTTGCCGAACTTTACCCCTGTCCTAGCGGTTTCTCTATTCGGAGGAGTATATCTCTCTAACCGTTGGTTGGCGCTTAGCCTTCCTCTCGGGATTATGTTGATCAGCGATCTATTTATAGGTTTTCATTCCTTGATGCCAGTGATCTACGGATTCTTTATCTTGTTCGCTCTCGTCGGGATCTATCTGAAGGATCGTCTTTCTGTGGGAAGCCTTGCGATCACCGGACTTGCGGGATCCGCGTCCTTCTTTGTGATCTCCAACTTCTTCGTGTGGCTGACTTCCGGAATGTATAGTTTGAACTTTGCAGGCTTAGTAGAATGCTATGCGGCCGCTGTTCCATTCTTCCAATATGGACTCTTTGGCGACGCAGTTTATATTTCTTCTCTTTTCGGTTCTTACTATCTGTTAGAAAGAACCGGTCTGGTTCCCGCTTCCCAAGCGGCTTAA
- a CDS encoding response regulator, with product MSSSDSLKILIVDTSKITRKIISSEFASSRFSVQEVSNLEESSKLAKEQKFDLITLGIHLEDGTGFELCRKIRSKEENFASANARILFVTSDFTDENRIIAHNAGANGFIQKTAELSSFQSTIVEILKDLIQEKSNAAQKPVQDLNHKILIVDDSELNLVLFRRLLESQGAEVKTAISGEHALQILKERPKDFHAVFTDLYMPSMNGNELCRIILKNPEWRRIRLGITSAAEESSLRPGEIPEGVGLFSKPYKTREIFDFLK from the coding sequence TTGTCTTCTTCTGATAGTCTTAAAATCCTGATAGTAGATACGAGCAAGATCACTCGTAAGATCATTTCTTCGGAATTTGCTTCCTCCAGGTTTTCGGTGCAGGAAGTTTCCAATCTAGAAGAATCGTCTAAACTAGCGAAGGAACAAAAATTCGATCTGATCACTCTCGGAATCCATTTGGAAGATGGGACCGGATTCGAGCTTTGCCGAAAGATCAGAAGCAAAGAAGAAAATTTCGCTTCTGCAAACGCTAGGATACTATTCGTTACTTCCGATTTCACCGACGAGAATAGAATTATCGCACATAACGCTGGGGCCAATGGATTCATCCAAAAGACCGCAGAGCTAAGTAGTTTTCAATCCACGATCGTAGAAATACTCAAAGATCTGATCCAGGAAAAGAGCAACGCTGCTCAAAAACCGGTACAGGATCTAAATCATAAGATACTCATTGTGGACGATTCCGAATTGAATCTGGTCCTTTTCAGAAGGCTTTTAGAATCCCAAGGTGCGGAAGTAAAAACCGCGATCTCCGGCGAACACGCTCTTCAGATATTGAAAGAAAGACCCAAAGATTTTCATGCGGTATTCACGGATCTATATATGCCGAGTATGAACGGGAATGAGCTCTGTAGAATTATCCTGAAAAACCCCGAATGGAGAAGGATCCGATTGGGAATCACTTCCGCCGCCGAAGAATCCTCTCTAAGACCGGGAGAGATCCCAGAAGGAGTCGGATTATTCTCCAAACCTTATAAAACTAGAGAGATCTTCGATTTCTTAAAATAG
- a CDS encoding NADP-dependent isocitrate dehydrogenase: MAKIKVKTPLVELDGDEMTRIIWKEIKDRFIHPYLDIELDYYDLGVEYRDKTEDKVTVDSANAILKYGVGVKCATITPNQDRVKEYSLKKEWKSPNGTIRSILDGTVFRKPIIVNNIPSGVRSWEKPIVVGRHAFGDLYKDTELYIPEAGKVEIVFTSKDGKEKERVTINDFDGPGVVMGQFNLDKSIYSFAEACFNYAISEKINVWFATKDTISKKYHARFRAIFDEVSTRRAAELKAAGIEYWYYLIDDAVAQIVKNPGGMLWALMNYDGDVMSDMVASGFGSLGLMTSVLVSPDGKFEYEAAHGTVTRHYRQYQKGETTSTNSVASIFAWTGALAKRGELDGTPDVVAFAHKLEKAVIDTIQAGEMTKDLVLLTTTKGPKQLDTFQFMEAIQKRL; encoded by the coding sequence ATGGCTAAGATAAAGGTGAAAACTCCTCTCGTCGAACTCGACGGGGATGAGATGACACGTATTATTTGGAAGGAAATTAAGGATCGTTTCATTCATCCTTATTTGGATATCGAATTAGATTATTATGATCTAGGCGTAGAATACCGAGATAAAACGGAAGATAAGGTCACCGTTGATTCCGCCAATGCAATCTTAAAGTACGGAGTGGGTGTAAAATGCGCTACCATCACTCCAAACCAAGACAGAGTAAAAGAATACAGCTTAAAGAAAGAATGGAAATCCCCGAACGGAACCATTCGTTCTATCTTGGACGGAACCGTTTTCCGTAAACCGATCATCGTAAATAATATCCCTTCCGGAGTCAGATCCTGGGAAAAACCGATCGTAGTAGGTCGCCACGCATTCGGAGATCTTTATAAAGACACAGAGCTTTATATTCCGGAAGCAGGAAAAGTAGAGATCGTTTTCACAAGCAAAGACGGAAAAGAAAAAGAAAGAGTTACTATCAACGATTTCGACGGACCTGGAGTCGTGATGGGACAGTTCAACTTGGACAAGTCCATCTACAGCTTTGCAGAAGCTTGTTTCAATTATGCGATCTCCGAAAAGATCAACGTATGGTTCGCGACTAAAGACACTATCTCTAAAAAATACCATGCACGTTTCCGTGCGATCTTCGACGAAGTTTCCACTAGAAGGGCCGCAGAATTGAAAGCTGCCGGGATCGAATACTGGTACTACCTGATCGACGACGCAGTGGCTCAGATCGTTAAGAACCCAGGCGGAATGCTTTGGGCACTCATGAACTACGACGGAGACGTGATGTCCGATATGGTGGCTTCCGGTTTCGGATCCTTAGGACTCATGACCTCCGTGCTCGTTTCTCCGGACGGTAAGTTCGAATACGAAGCGGCTCACGGAACTGTGACTCGTCACTACCGTCAGTATCAAAAAGGAGAAACCACTTCTACCAACTCTGTAGCTTCTATCTTTGCATGGACTGGAGCTCTTGCTAAGAGGGGAGAATTGGACGGAACTCCTGATGTGGTTGCTTTCGCTCATAAATTGGAGAAAGCAGTCATCGATACGATCCAAGCTGGAGAGATGACCAAGGACTTAGTCCTACTGACCACAACTAAAGGCCCGAAACAATTAGATACCTTCCAGTTCATGGAGGCGATCCAAAAACGCCTTTAG
- the mazG gene encoding nucleoside triphosphate pyrophosphohydrolase, producing MKSPDPKDYPNYLAFLQDITSKLRSPEGCPWDREQTHLTLVPYLIEESQEVVEALLKQDDEHSKEELGDLLFQVVLHAQIASERGAFGLEDIAKDVAEKLVLRHPHVFDPETSEISSADEVVANWDNFKEKEKQLRQKKQETPKSILSGVPETFPSLLKAEKLQKKAAKAGFDWENIQGVEEKLTEELNEFLIEVKSVVDPSSNQVRIEEELGDLLFTIVNLARRLGISSESALTRANAKFKSRIEYIEKELAHSEKKFSETPLSELDSLWNQAKDSQKKLPLNILEEKEKAVSDLIRGLSSYFIWKETSESEWPKTFQFVWRSEEYKLVFSGLGSVTLLPSTDPWGRKGQPIFYLNLSEGDPNLWTDLSGTSYKNTDEIQEAIHSSLGIYKKALAGE from the coding sequence ATGAAATCTCCCGATCCCAAAGATTATCCCAACTACTTGGCATTTCTCCAAGACATAACTTCCAAACTTAGAAGTCCGGAAGGTTGTCCTTGGGATCGGGAGCAAACTCATCTTACTCTCGTTCCCTATCTGATCGAAGAATCACAGGAAGTAGTAGAGGCACTCCTAAAGCAAGACGATGAACACAGCAAAGAGGAATTGGGAGATCTGCTCTTTCAAGTCGTGCTCCATGCTCAAATCGCTTCCGAGAGAGGGGCCTTCGGGCTGGAAGATATCGCCAAGGATGTAGCGGAAAAACTTGTGCTACGACATCCTCATGTTTTCGATCCGGAGACCTCTGAGATCTCTTCTGCGGATGAGGTAGTTGCCAACTGGGACAACTTCAAAGAGAAGGAGAAGCAACTTAGACAGAAGAAACAGGAAACTCCCAAATCCATTCTATCCGGAGTGCCGGAAACATTTCCCTCTCTTCTCAAAGCGGAGAAGCTCCAAAAGAAGGCGGCAAAGGCTGGCTTCGATTGGGAGAATATCCAAGGAGTAGAAGAGAAACTCACAGAGGAGCTGAATGAGTTCTTAATCGAGGTCAAATCGGTTGTGGACCCTTCTTCCAATCAAGTACGTATCGAAGAAGAGTTAGGAGATCTTCTTTTTACAATAGTAAATCTAGCCAGAAGACTAGGGATCTCCTCCGAGTCGGCTCTCACTCGAGCCAATGCAAAATTTAAGAGCAGGATCGAATATATAGAGAAGGAACTTGCTCACTCAGAAAAGAAATTTTCAGAGACTCCTCTTTCGGAATTGGACTCTCTTTGGAACCAAGCTAAAGATTCACAAAAGAAGCTCCCATTGAATATCTTAGAAGAAAAAGAAAAGGCAGTATCGGATCTGATCCGAGGTCTTTCTTCTTATTTTATATGGAAAGAAACAAGCGAATCCGAGTGGCCCAAGACATTCCAATTTGTTTGGAGATCGGAGGAATATAAATTGGTTTTCTCCGGTCTTGGATCTGTTACCTTATTACCTAGTACAGATCCTTGGGGAAGAAAAGGCCAGCCTATCTTTTACTTGAATCTGTCCGAAGGGGATCCAAATCTATGGACGGATCTATCCGGAACCTCTTACAAGAATACGGACGAGATCCAAGAGGCAATCCATAGCTCCCTAGGGATATATAAGAAGGCACTGGCAGGAGAATAA
- a CDS encoding RNA polymerase sigma factor, with product MGSLDSIYRRERDKILAWVRSKVADPEEAEDLLQESFLVAVTELDSAGTIEYLLAYVYAVLRNKVGDWYRSKKVSKFSFSDMEKEFSMDEVLLETGAGPEKEFYQNLLMDELAIAMEELPSEQKFAFISNVFEGKSFREISESTGIPEGTLSARKSYAKEFLAKRMKDLKILFLEEF from the coding sequence TTGGGATCCTTGGACAGCATATACAGAAGGGAAAGAGATAAGATCCTCGCTTGGGTTCGCTCTAAAGTAGCGGATCCGGAAGAGGCGGAGGACCTTCTCCAAGAATCTTTTCTTGTCGCTGTCACCGAATTGGATTCGGCAGGGACGATAGAATATTTGTTGGCCTACGTATATGCAGTTCTCCGCAATAAGGTCGGGGACTGGTATCGAAGTAAGAAGGTTAGCAAATTCTCTTTCTCCGATATGGAGAAGGAGTTTTCTATGGATGAGGTTCTTTTGGAAACTGGGGCCGGTCCTGAAAAGGAATTCTATCAGAATTTGCTAATGGACGAACTCGCGATCGCGATGGAAGAACTTCCTTCCGAACAGAAGTTTGCCTTCATCAGCAATGTGTTCGAGGGAAAATCCTTTCGAGAGATTTCGGAAAGTACCGGAATCCCCGAAGGGACCCTCTCCGCTCGCAAATCATATGCTAAGGAATTTTTAGCGAAACGGATGAAGGACCTAAAAATTCTCTTTCTGGAAGAATTTTGA
- a CDS encoding LA_2444/LA_4059 family outer membrane protein: MRFILNTLLKSFLFCSIFAGFLYASALSAQTGNPKLPDPDALEREADDLDYQARRTQNPAESRRLSQQADAKRQLAMNTRNELHDRELEKPYNKPTLEIQFNALQSTWESEALARSKNLGVNTYNALLNQAGAYQTAKTNAAGLGLNPNLLNDNLTSFSSPQGNTKTAFPIRATYLNTAKTFGIEFNYLDVRMKPSYTTFDVASSLSSAAPIQFHSVEYRRLDYSLNFAWYLITGTGRIGLAAGARNLDIYSKEYGNIPGNYGFGSSEEKAGGLGPQIGIRLFKNFSASLIGHFRADYFRILGHYNRTTQGVLSGISGPYILDTSSVGGIKENLITRTGYEIDTGISFMRSRWLKYTFGFQFTELASKISGYNYNPTVFPGAPGDPIFLNQVSKPLDQFSSGSALGKEVHDKFYGIYFGISLII, translated from the coding sequence ATGAGGTTCATTTTGAATACGCTTCTCAAATCTTTTCTATTCTGCTCGATATTCGCCGGCTTCCTATATGCGTCGGCATTGTCCGCACAAACTGGAAATCCCAAACTCCCGGATCCGGATGCTTTGGAAAGAGAAGCCGATGATCTAGACTACCAAGCGAGAAGGACCCAAAATCCAGCAGAGAGTAGAAGGCTAAGCCAGCAAGCGGATGCAAAACGTCAACTCGCCATGAACACTCGCAACGAACTGCACGATCGTGAACTGGAAAAGCCGTACAATAAACCCACCCTTGAAATACAATTCAATGCGCTACAATCTACTTGGGAATCGGAAGCCTTAGCTAGAAGTAAAAATCTAGGAGTAAACACGTATAACGCTCTTCTCAACCAAGCTGGAGCGTACCAGACCGCAAAAACAAACGCTGCCGGTCTAGGTCTAAACCCAAATCTACTGAACGATAACTTAACCTCATTCTCCAGTCCTCAGGGAAATACCAAGACCGCATTTCCGATCAGAGCCACTTACTTAAATACTGCAAAGACCTTCGGGATCGAATTCAATTACTTAGATGTGAGAATGAAACCTTCTTATACTACATTCGATGTAGCTTCATCTCTCTCTTCTGCGGCACCAATACAGTTTCACTCCGTAGAATATAGAAGGTTGGATTACTCTCTCAACTTTGCCTGGTATTTGATCACTGGAACAGGAAGGATAGGACTCGCAGCCGGAGCAAGGAATCTGGATATTTATTCCAAAGAGTACGGAAATATTCCAGGAAACTATGGGTTCGGTAGTTCGGAAGAAAAGGCAGGAGGATTAGGTCCTCAGATCGGTATCCGTCTCTTCAAGAATTTCAGCGCAAGTTTGATCGGGCATTTTCGTGCGGACTATTTCCGTATATTAGGACATTATAATAGAACAACCCAAGGAGTCCTTTCAGGGATAAGCGGGCCTTATATTCTGGATACTTCTTCAGTGGGAGGGATCAAGGAGAATCTGATCACTAGGACGGGATACGAGATAGACACCGGAATTTCCTTTATGAGGAGTCGTTGGTTAAAATACACCTTCGGATTTCAATTTACCGAATTGGCTTCCAAGATCTCCGGTTATAATTACAATCCAACCGTATTTCCGGGCGCCCCCGGGGATCCTATCTTTCTGAACCAGGTATCCAAACCTCTGGATCAATTCTCTTCCGGTTCCGCATTAGGAAAAGAAGTACATGATAAATTCTACGGAATTTACTTCGGGATATCTTTGATTATTTAA
- a CDS encoding AEC family transporter, with the protein MSNFLVIGFCFLFGILIRWKGRFPKDSHKVINAFIISVSLPCMEFGPLRHASLDGRFISLAFMPWFLFGAGFLFFYLIGKSLGWKEGTIVCLCLSAGLGNTSFLGIPLIESYYSKEGLPTVLVIDQLGTFLTLAIPGTYLGTRARHLLHSEGKKTPLIHSLLRFPPFVALVISILSRPIELPVELESSVAKIGDTLIPLALFSVGYQLPGIFQVNSSSVDAENPKEEFKVPLFIGLVFKLLIGPMLVWLCFGAFFSVSKPEDAQAAKDLIRDFKILVMEAGMAPMITGSLLAAEWGLAPRLAVSLVGIGIPLSFLTTLGLYCLLENRAWTGTIFFGQ; encoded by the coding sequence ATGTCGAATTTCCTAGTCATCGGATTTTGTTTTTTATTCGGGATCCTCATCCGATGGAAGGGAAGATTTCCCAAAGACTCTCACAAGGTAATCAACGCATTCATCATTTCAGTTTCTCTGCCTTGCATGGAATTCGGTCCCTTGCGTCACGCATCTCTAGATGGACGCTTTATCAGTCTAGCATTCATGCCTTGGTTCCTCTTTGGAGCCGGCTTTCTATTCTTTTATCTCATCGGAAAATCCCTTGGCTGGAAAGAAGGCACTATCGTTTGTCTCTGCCTTTCCGCAGGACTGGGAAACACCTCCTTCTTAGGAATTCCTTTGATCGAATCCTATTACTCGAAAGAAGGACTGCCTACTGTACTCGTGATCGATCAACTCGGGACCTTCTTAACTCTTGCCATACCGGGAACATATTTAGGCACAAGGGCCAGACATCTTTTGCATTCGGAAGGGAAAAAGACCCCACTCATTCATAGCTTATTGCGATTCCCACCGTTTGTCGCCTTAGTCATTTCGATACTAAGTAGACCTATAGAACTTCCTGTAGAATTAGAATCTTCCGTTGCGAAGATCGGTGACACGCTGATCCCCTTGGCTCTTTTTTCTGTCGGATACCAACTCCCTGGAATATTCCAAGTCAATTCCAGCTCGGTAGATGCCGAAAATCCCAAGGAAGAATTCAAGGTCCCTTTGTTTATCGGATTGGTTTTTAAATTACTGATCGGCCCGATGCTCGTATGGCTTTGCTTTGGAGCATTCTTTTCGGTTTCAAAACCGGAAGATGCGCAAGCAGCCAAGGATCTGATTCGGGATTTTAAAATTTTAGTAATGGAAGCGGGAATGGCTCCCATGATCACGGGAAGTCTTTTAGCAGCAGAATGGGGATTAGCTCCCAGACTCGCGGTTTCCTTAGTAGGAATTGGAATACCGCTTTCTTTTCTAACGACCTTGGGATTGTATTGCCTCCTGGAGAATCGAGCGTGGACTGGAACGATCTTTTTCGGGCAGTAA